The following coding sequences lie in one Arachis stenosperma cultivar V10309 chromosome 5, arast.V10309.gnm1.PFL2, whole genome shotgun sequence genomic window:
- the LOC130979770 gene encoding uncharacterized protein LOC130979770 translates to MKERNKGVSAYKNSMDYYYPSTSCEFTCKKHPSSSSVGICALCLEDRLVKLICSDCGEQRLSSCSCSDEIATSHRNSCTVDVGSLGRVSFLIDNDKNQTSPILQNLTTSSSYSNNKLHERVVDEATVLRRSSSNSVEIKKSNIGGGGKFWKIGKLFRKNNSKKGKEYYCGRSVGGFDDNNGNGNGNYVNHIAGGGACVSRSRSLCSFRGGALFGSEDGTDSVVPSGARSSISAARSSGVNGGLFLESGRRSGYSEATEPRKSGFDGLFLDSSSEIIDGVMRKGNNGIIDNVVDGGGGGGFYGVNRRVFSLRESDFKGMDESSFIDLKLDYSSESRAELFPPSKMMTSDNFNVNTLPAFGSTRHGGGGGGDGDFVVGDGVSLTSGRGRKSMKGWRWIFRYSNSTNRGSARKRDQQEDLMFNARDKNNIFV, encoded by the coding sequence ATGAAGGAGAGAAACAAAGGAGTCTCAGCATACAAGAACAGCATGGATTATTACTACCCATCAACCTCGTGTGAATTCACATGTAAGAAGCACCCTTCTTCTTCGTCTGTTGGTATCTGCGCGCTTTGTCTCGAGGACCGTTTGGTGAAGCTAATCTGCTCGGATTGCGGCGAACAGAGGCTCTCTTCCTGCTCTTGCTCAGACGAGATTGCTACTTCCCATCGCAACTCGTGCACGGTTGACGTGGGAAGCCTTGGCAGGGTCTCGTTCTTGATCGACAACGACAAGAACCAGACGTCGCCGATTCTTCAGAACTTAACAACCTCTTCTTCCTATTCCAATAACAAATTGCACGAAAGAGTGGTAGATGAGGCTACAGTTTTGCGAAGGAGCAGCAGCAACAGCGTCGAGATAAAGAAAAGTAATATCGGTGGAGGTGGCAAATTTTGGAAAATTGGGAAGCTGTTTAGGaagaacaatagcaagaagGGGAAGGAGTATTATTGTGGGAGAAGTGTTGGTGGTTTTGATGATAACAATGGCAATGGCAATGGCAATTATGTTAATCACATTGCCGGCGGCGGCGCGTGCGTATCGAGGTCAAGGTCGCTATGCAGTTTCCGCGGTGGTGCTCTGTTTGGATCTGAGGACGGTACAGATTCAGTTGTTCCATCAGGTGCGAGAAGCTCAATCTCCGCGGCGAGAAGTTCGGGTGTGAATGGTGGTTTGTTCTTGGAGTCTGGTAGAAGAAGTGGGTACAGTGAAGCTACCGAGCCAAGAAAGAGTGGGTTTGATGGTCTGTTTCTAGATTCTTCTTCTGAGATTATTGATGGTGTGATGAGAAAGGGTAATAATGGAATAATAGATAACGTTgttgatggtggtggtggtggtgggttCTATGGGGTTAATAGGCGTGTGTTTTCACTAAGAGAGAGCGATTTCAAGGGCATGGATGAGTCTAGTTTTATTGATTTGAAGCTTGATTACTCATCGGAATCAAGGGCGGAGCTGTTTCCTCCTTCAAAGATGATGACGAGTGATAACTTTAATGTTAATACACTCCCCGCTTTCGGAAGCACAAGacatggtggtggtggtggtggtgatggagATTTTGTTGTTGGGGATGGAGTATCTTTAACAAGTggaagaggaaggaagagcatGAAAGGTTGGAGATGGATTTTCAGATATAGCAATTCAACAAACAGGGGGAGTGCAAGGAAAAGGGATCAACAAGAAGACCTTATGTTCAATGCTCGAGACAAAAACAACATATTTGTGTAG